caatattatttcgcGCAATAGCTACGCACAATATGACGCGCCCTTTGACACTTGGCgccctttttttaccttttttaaaaagggGTTTTTATGGTATTGTGAAAACGTGACAACTCATCGTCTgaattatttgacaatatgcAATTGCAACTCGGCAGGAACTCGGATAATTATTCGGATGAATGGTCATCGTCGACGTtgtgttaaaaaagaaaaattaaataagagaaCATCAAACGCTTTGACTTGCCTCGACaagtttgaaaatgtttcgATCGTATATCCCTCGACAATCTTCCCTCTATTTTCCCATAAAGATTTATGATCGTAATTTTGTCTCGTTGGTCAAGAATCTCGCGCGCAGCATCGACTTAACGCGCGACTGTCCGCTTCCCGTCGAGATGTGTCATCGATCGAGCCCGGGGTTACACGACCGTCGTTTgcggcgccgcgcgcgccgttAGGACCCCCGACACAAATCATTTTGGTGAACGTCCCCCCGCAGCGCCTGTAATTACAGACTTTAATCCCTCGAAAGCCCGACGGCCAGTCTTTATCGCGCGACTCGATCCTTGCTGTCTTCTATTACGCAACCAcgcaccggcgcggcgttcgCTCGATACTTTTCCCGTAGGCTTCTCCCCCTTTCCCCTCTTTTGAGTTACGCGTGGTTTCATAGGGGGTTAGTCACCCCTATATTTCCCGAGCATCAGATTACACGTCGTTCGCAATGAGGGGGGCGCCTACGGCGCCAGGCTCCGGCGAATATGTGATGTGTATGTACAAAAGGGGACTTGCCTCGATCACAAGacgaaatattgaaaatcaaggatttttatattcttaaaaaatctatagttacataattcaaaatgtataaatcTTTGTACGCAGTAAAATCAATTTGATTTTTCGCGATTAAAAATCGAATTTCGTCATAATGCTCCCTAGATATTACATTTAGGATGTATTGTGCATTGAACgctttttttcatttgtttttcttttgtcGCAGAGGaatcaaataatgttaaaagGTTAAACATGACAAGCAGAAGGAGCAAACACGCTGCACCGATGAGAGATCGAGCATCCTGGATAAatggttaatatttttattataaaaattataaagagtTAGGGGAAGAATCGAGATGTAggattatgaaaataaatggtACATTATGATTATTTGTTGCATCAATAGATCACTCGGAAGAGACTcctcaagaaaattttattacggaGTTTCTGACGCGCTGCGAGGAATATAACGTAGAACCGTTACCTAGTtttgttgtaaatttttataaatactatcATACCGTAGAtctgtatgtataattaatttttattgtataaacatTTACGTTTTTGTAGGTGAGAGATGACGTGGAGCAATACGCGAAGATTGAGCCAGAAAAGTAAGTATTCCGAATGTTCCTGAATGTTTCGTCATGTTTTGAAATTCACGGTTCATTTAGGGTCAAATCAGAGGAAGATATCCCtatcttttacatttcttttgaAAACCCTAAAAAGATGGAAAATGTGCAGAAACTGGAATGTAAAGATAAGCCATGAAAATACACTAATATTTAACAGTCATCAACTTAGATATGACATTCGCGTTTATGTGCTCGTATCATTTTTCACGTTGCACGACAGGAAGTGTCGATTTGTATTCTCGATGCATTGAACACTACGCTGCAGAGATATAACACCGTCACGGTGCTCAAGTgagacaaaatttaaaaagccGCGTGATTCGGAGCACATTGCGACAACTGATAATTACGTTCTCTCTCAGATTACCCAGTTGTCAGATAAATGCCTACGGTATCCTGCAGATAGCACAAATGCTGACGGAATTCGAATGTCTGGACGATCTGAATCTAGATGACAATGCGAATGTGCAGGAGAATTATTACTTGCTCTGCGCACCGACCAGAAAGTGCATCGCAAATTCAATACAATCCCATTTCTCGCGGCAAACGCCTAAttagacataaaaaaaattgcgtctTCCAGTTTACGCTATCTGTCGCTGAGGATGTGTAAGCTATCCGACAACGGTATACAAAAGATCGCAAACGAGCTGAGGTATCGGGACCCGCCAAACAACCCAAAATTGATCGCTCTTAACGTGGCGGACAACGACATTACAGACATCGGTGCCGAGTATATCGCCGCGATGCTTCGAACCAATCGGTCATGTAGTTGCCAAACATTTTTCAGAAGTCTAATCTGTAGAGATGTTAATCCCTCCCTGCGCAAAAGgagttttaatgaaaatacatAACGTTTGCTGATGCTATTCGTAGATCTCTGCAGAGCGTGGTGTTAACCGGAAACGAGATACAGGACGACGGCGCTTCATTGATAATCCAGGAACTTTCTATGTATCTTTGACAGTAGTAGCGAGTAAATTAGACAATTTTCTCAATTTAGAgcgctatttttaattatatgacgCGATAGGTTTACTTTGACTCACGAAGAAATCGTCGGCCTTCGACGTCGCAGATTTATCGAGCTGGAGAGCAAGGTTGATAGATTATCTCGCCATGATATTACTTTGcctattaataaacaaatgatCATTATTATAGCTGGATAGGCGAGTTACCCGAGAAACTCTCGTCACGGAGCGGTCGAAGGAAAGTGAAATATGGCAGCGTCAGAATTTGCTtcaaaattctaataaaagaaGTACGTTTAGAgctttcgaaattattttaaaattcattttataataattcccAAAATGCAGCGAGCCGAGATAGTTCGTCGAAGATGCGAATCCAATCTAATTCACCGGCGATATCGGACAATTCCATTCaagtatttatttctaataacattttgattattgtttCTCTGTAATATATTGAAAGGTGTaagtattaaatgtatattccTAGACCTCGAGAAGGCCCTCGAACAGCGATGTCGATCATCCATTTACAAAAGAAACTATAGCAATAAATGGCTCTGTGGTGACTAgtggaaatttaaatttgcaacaTTTGAGTTTAAGTTGTAAGTTTTCAttatgtcatatatatatcaactAATTTCTGTTGAATATGAATTATCGCTGCAAATTACGTATTTACACCTAGTTAATCGATTGACGAATAAGACTGTGAAGAATTTGGTAGCGTGTCTGCATTATCAAAACTATATGCTATTAAGCGATTGCAGCAGAGGGTTGCTACATGTATTTTTGGAGGTATTCTTTATCGTATGCACTATCAATATATCCAAGGAGGCTTTTATCGTTGCGAGCTTCCTCTTTCTGTGATCAGGGTAACGATATCAAAAAGAACCAAGATTGGACAACATTTCAAGAACTTTTGTGTCGCAGACGACAGAGCAATCAGACGATACGAGACGCGGACTTTAAGGATTCGGTGGAAAGCGAAATCTTGCGGAGCAAAATCAGCGTACGGTTACAATTTCCCTCAGTTGATTATTCTCTCAGATTTCCTGTGTCTttcacaatttcgtttttaacACATTCTCCTATTTTGAACACTTCTggataaaacttaaaaaaatcactgcttttcttctttattcaATTGgctattcaatttatttacgcaaagacgtatatttttatttatattaattcttttacgtCTATTTGTCGAGGATTATTATGGGAAAGATTTGTGTTAGACATAAATAAGAATGTAATTTCATTCAGCCTATATATATAGCCTGCTGGCGTTGACCGGAGCTTACAATTAGTAGAAATgaacaaaaagaattaaaatttgcaattaagaattaaaattttagaaattctattctttttcCTTAGGGTCTCCGCATTTAGATTTTCGATTCATGGTTTTCCAATTGGACTCGCTGCCGCGCGGGGTGGCGCGATCGGTAACGATGCCATTTGGATGAGATTTTATTGGATGAAAATCTTATCTTATCTCGCTCTGCCCAGCGCGCGATACCCTCTGCATCCGAGGGTATCCGAGAGTGAGCCCCGCGGCCGCATTGTCACTTTCGGTCGTTGCACTTCGTGGAAATGTTGTTGCACGTCGCCGCCGTTACCGTGCTCGTTAACATCGCCATTATCGAACTGGACTCCCTTTATTCCTCCTCGCCGACGAAGAATTCGGACGTGGACTTCTCAGACGAGGTAACGAGCGAGCCGCATCGACGACGCCTTCATTAACGAAATACGATACGTCGTAAATTGTCGTATGTTTCATATTTCACGTTGAAAATTCTGTCTCGTTAATTCATATTACATTGTTTtacgtaaattatttagaattcaACCATCCCTCTGTCAAGTTACTAAAATTGCGATCCACTCGCTACTTTCGCGTTTGTTCGACATTCATGTGTAAATAAgagtgataataaaattaaaatgtgaaGAATAAGATCGTACAGAATTACAGTTGTTCGTATCTCGTGCGGATGACATCTGTACAGCTGAatttcaaatcttttttttttaatcagatACCAACGTAGCATACATTTTATAAGGGGATGAGGTCCCGATCCCACCCACgctttatatttactttatggtgtatattacgttattacCCCTACAgcacgaaatatatatttgcaatatatatttcgtgcTATAGGGGTAGGAATCAAATTGCATTTTACATGACAGAGATAAGTAATTCTAAATAACCGCGCCGATCGACAGTACCGACATCTAACGACGACACATTCTATCGTCCGCAACAGCTGATTATTGCGTGCCCATGTGTGCCTATGCATTATTGTGCGCTCATGCGTTATTGCATCATTGCGTGCTGTCGAGttcttcgttatttttttttctcgcggaCTGTCTGACGGGCCGCGACTCGAGAGAATCTCGCGCGTTCTCCGAGTGCGGGTTCGAAGTTCGGAAAGATACAGAAGTACTCCGTGAAAAAACTCTCCCGAAATCATCTTTCGCTGCGTGCAACATTCCACGGTACCGTTTCAGAACGTAAAGTTCAGCCTCGTTATCTCGACGATCTCTGGATCGATCGATTGACGTAATCACTCGGCGCGAATACGGCAATTCTCCGGGTCGCGATGCCGTCAGCCGGAAGTCACGTGTAACCTGGCTACCACCCGCGATTTTCGAAAATGTACGAAAACCTGTTCAAGAGCCCGCTCCACCGCGTGTTCGTGTACGGCACGTTGAAGCGAGGCGAGCCGAATCACGGCTTGATCAAGGACACCGCGAACGGCTACGCCAAGTTCCTGGGTCTCGGCAGGACGACGACCCGGTATCCCTTGATCATCGCCACGAAGTACAACATTCCGTTCCTGTTGAAGAAAGCCGGTGCTGGCCACGTGAGTTGAAAAAAGGAGCTCCTTGAACAATTGAATCTatgttaattttgaatatagttaatctaaaaaattttccacttttcaatttttttaatttatttacgctTGCGATTTTAATTCCGACTTAAAAGACCTTTATTCGTCACGCTATGTcaatcgtaataaaattttcttaaacaaCTTGTTTTAAACAGTACGTGCTCGGAGAGATATACGATGTGGATTCCAACATGATGAAAAAATTGGACGAGTTGGAGGAACATCCCAAGTTCTACGAGCGAACGGAAGAAGAGATTTTGTTAGCGCCGGAGGCCGCGCTCAAACCTGGAAAACCTTTCGAGGAGGTAAATTCGATGGATTTACGCATGTGCATGTACCGAGGGTTAACGCCTTATCGAATGCAACAGGcatctataatttttcttctgaCGGACCTACTCCTTCCTTTTAGGTCGGCGAGTCGACGAAAGCCTGGATATACTTTCTGCCGAGATACAAATCTTCCCTGCTGGACAGTACCATGTACGCGTCTTACACCAACAACGGAAGTCACGGGCTGAAATATTGCGAGAAGTATGTCCGCGATGCGTCCTACGATCACCGAAAGGAGGTGCAATAAATCATTGCCGGCGGCTTTTGTCTCTTTGCAGCGACAACGACGCGTCGAGCCCCAACGATGTTCTTTGAATATTCGATCGAGGGTGCTATTACTTATGGCGAACGGTCTCTCCTACGTTAATCCTCGTGAATTCAGGAAAAGTGACGACGCAGAAAACAATGAGTGAATTATACAAGGCTGTTTTGTATCGCACGCATAGCGGCGCAATTATTtgaagttatatttttaaggaaGCAACTCCACGTCTCTTCCGAAccaattacaataaaaataatttatatatatatataattagttttatatatttgtgatgCACAACAATCGTTCctatattaacataattatctaTTCTTCCAAATCTTCAAATCGAAAGAATTAGCCGACAGACATATAAAATGGGATTTTGCAAATAAAGGAGCGAAAGAAACTAGCATAAAAGTATCTCGGTGAttgagttttattaaatacgtcACGTACGCTCGCATCCCACACTTTCGCGCACTCTCACTTCCTGTCATTCTATCGCTCGCTCTCATGTAACAGTagcgataaaattattgtatctcAATTATTCTGTAACAAAGGGCAGGCTAGTCCGCGTTGCCGCGGCGATCAAAATCAATTCGAAACTGTCTCCAAGAGGCACCGGTGTTGCGCGCTTCCGCCGCGTGCTCAAGTTAAACTTCTCCTGGGCGTTATACAAACGCGATGTTCATCCGCGGCCGACGTGCTTCCGACGGACGTGAGTCGCGGTCGCCGGTCGCGGAAAGACGATCGGCCAGATCACTGATCACTCGCGCACGCGGGTAATCGAGCGTTGCGCTTCTCCTCGCTTCGAGAATCGGTTGATCGACGATGTATACGGTAcggcaaattaaaaaaaaatgctcgGAGGCAGTACGTGTACGAGTTATcctaagaaatttatttataaataatcacaTTTTATCACACGCTATACAagaattcttattattatctacCGTTTCCGTATGGcattctctctcctcctcgtGTTCCGTAAATAACACGCGTCACGGGTCACCCCGCCGAGGAGGATCCGCCAACGAGAGGAACCGTTCCCCAAGAAACGGATTCGATATTTATTCGCCGCGTGTTCTTCATCTTGGGAAAGAAACTCTTGATATCAACAAAAAGAGGAATTATACAATCGTCAACAAAAGCGTACATAGAATTTCCGTTTTATGTTTAACACGTGTGTAAGTATGCGTATGTCTTTCTCCCTCCTATTTTGTGCACAACCCCACCGCGACACGGTAGCTTATGTTTCACGCTTTTAATTAACTATTTTGCCCCTCGTTACTCTCACTCAAAAAGTTGCGTTTGTGTTACTTCGTCGTCGTTCTCTCGAAACTCTTACCGTTTCCGCGCCGTTCCAAAGCCCAGCCCCGCgaaaaattcgattaataatatacatgtacatatatatatattatacatatataccttAATTTATCTAGAAATTTTCGTTCGTTGACGCACGTTGCCATTTTGAGCGAAGCGATACTCTCCCTCCACTCGAAagtggagagaaaaagagagagagtccAAGAAGCATCCCGCGATCCTTCGAAGATGTTATTCGAGGATAGCTCTCATACAGAGCCGCTCACATTAATCGCGTGAATCTCGATCTCGAAGCTTATCGTGTTCGGACGTGTCAACATGATCAGTCCTATTTACATCGATAATACTCAATGAGAAGGCATCGATCGTGGCAGTACGTATGCACGCTAAATTAAAAGTAGCACCGTATGAAAAAGAAAGTGCGAATACCACGTAAAATACCTTAACGAACGATACTTTTTCTTTAGACTATAATCCGCGTAACGATAACGCATTACTCGCGGTAATAACGTCGCGTTCCGGCCCACCGGTTTTTGAGGATTCGAGCGTCAGAATCCATTCTTCCATCGTCCTGACGCTTTCCTGGAAGCAGCATACTACACCCTATGCTGAttacaaaatgaaatatataaaaatcgatttccAACCACGTTGTCTATACGGTATGAAAATAAGCTTGCGCACATGCACGATATTCATTTCGAGTTAGTTACAAGGTCCATGagcgcacgtgtgtgtgtgtgcaaaTACCTATAGGATCGACGATCCGTCTCACGATCATTTCGGAATCGCCGACGAGAGAACCGGACGTAGCATCCCCGAAATTTTATCAACTCGGGGCGTGTGTACGTGTGCATACACCTAGtctataaaatagattttctcGGCGAGGTTGAGGTTGGGCCACGAAGCGGAGAGGGGCGACGATGTGATTGCGTGTTTTTGATTCCGTCGATCAGAGCTGAAAAAAGGCGTTTTCAGCTCTGATCTTGCAGGGCGTCGTATTTGTTGCCAAGGGAGAGCTTGGCTTGCGAATCTGGCACCGTGTACGATCTACTGCCACCTCGGGTGCGAACTTCCTCAAACGCTCCTTCATCTCGCCGCCTGTAATTAAAACCACCGACATTACACTTGGATATCGGACTACAATATCGCTCAAGGCAACGTACGTGCCTCCTTATCCGCGTGAACGTGAATATCTCGTACCGCACAGCTAAGGGAACATTATTACCAAGACTTTGGTTACGTCTTACCGTCTGGTGCCCCATGGACCGCTGCCATTATTTGGCTGGGGGGGCTTGGAGTTCAGGGTTGGGAAGTATTCCTCGCTATTTATATCGGGCGCGATATTTCTTCCTCGTGGTCGCGGACTAGCGAACGTAGGTTGATTTCGTAAGTGTGGTGCTTTGTAACTACTTCCAGTCGAGGAGGCGGCAGCAGGTGGGGCGGGCGGGGTCGGTTCCACCACCTCGGCGGCGGGCGCTTCCGGCACTACTTCCCGCTTTTTCCATGGTCCTGTGTGCTTTGTGCCGCCCTCAACGATCTCTCCGTCCGAACCGATTTCGAAGGCACCACCCTCTCCGTCTGATTCTACGTCAACGCTGTCGTTCACCGTTAAGTGTCCTATTTTCAAACCACTGTAgtctttcttctcctcctcgaACT
The Temnothorax longispinosus isolate EJ_2023e chromosome 7, Tlon_JGU_v1, whole genome shotgun sequence DNA segment above includes these coding regions:
- the LOC139816256 gene encoding protein CDV3 homolog — protein: MADLDDFFAKKDRKKAKGKKFTTTDEVAKKLEETGKRPAEKPKPKEKPANPEGEESQHTEDEDEWKEFEEEKKDYSGLKIGHLTVNDSVDVESDGEGGAFEIGSDGEIVEGGTKHTGPWKKREVVPEAPAAEVVEPTPPAPPAAASSTGSSYKAPHLRNQPTFASPRPRGRNIAPDINSEEYFPTLNSKPPQPNNGSGPWGTRRRRDEGAFEEVRTRGGSRSYTVPDSQAKLSLGNKYDALQDQS
- the LOC139816258 gene encoding putative gamma-glutamylcyclotransferase CG2811 isoform X1, which codes for MLLHVAAVTVLVNIAIIELDSLYSSSPTKNSDVDFSDESPLHRVFVYGTLKRGEPNHGLIKDTANGYAKFLGLGRTTTRYPLIIATKYNIPFLLKKAGAGHYVLGEIYDVDSNMMKKLDELEEHPKFYERTEEEILLAPEAALKPGKPFEEVGESTKAWIYFLPRYKSSLLDSTMYASYTNNGSHGLKYCEKYVRDASYDHRKEVQ
- the LOC139816263 gene encoding uncharacterized protein — encoded protein: MRIQSNSPAISDNSIQTSRRPSNSDVDHPFTKETIAINGSVVTSGNLNLQHLSLSFNRLTNKTVKNLVACLHYQNYMLLSDCSRGLLHVFLEGNDIKKNQDWTTFQELLCRRRQSNQTIRDADFKDSVESEILRSKISGLRI
- the LOC139816258 gene encoding putative gamma-glutamylcyclotransferase CG2811 isoform X2, whose product is MLLHVAAVTVLVNIAIIELDSLYSSSPTKNSDVDFSDESPLHRVFVYGTLKRGEPNHGLIKDTANGYAKFLGLGRTTTRYPLIIATKYNIPFLLKKAGAGHYVLGEIYDVDSNMMKKLDELEEHPKFYERTEEEILLAPEAALKPGKPFEEVGESTKAWIYFLPRYKSSLLDSTMYASYTNNGSHGLKYCENDNDASSPNDVL